From Antedon mediterranea chromosome 9, ecAntMedi1.1, whole genome shotgun sequence, a single genomic window includes:
- the LOC140059567 gene encoding uncharacterized protein isoform X1 gives MEAFRRLRKKTKDTVDSSRQESPSNQSTSVHDVSGFICPQCMISMKSAEELETHWQRDHDSTTNQDSTKGFICPQCMTALTSAEDLQSHWEMVHGVVPPATDHARNVAEVCDDLLIKEYKEFGQQFIYRYIYNNYYFFTIKKDNDISVLVQSVLLI, from the exons atggaAGCTTTTCGTAGACTACGAAAAAAGACGAAAGATACCGTAGACAGC TCCAGACAAGAATCCCCATCTAACCAATCAACATCGGTACATGATGTCTCT GGTTTTATCTGTCCACAATGTATGATATCGATGAAGTCAGCAGAAGAGTTGGAGACACACTGGCAGAGAGATCATGATTCTACAACAAACCAAGATTCAACTAAG GGGTTTATATGTCCTCAATGTATGACTGCATTAACATCTGCAGAGGATTTACAGTCTCACTGGGAGATGGTCCATGGTGTTGTACCTCCTGCAACAGATCATGCTAGAAATGTAGCAGAG GTATGTGATGATTTACTTATCAAAGAGTATAAGGAATTTGGACAACAGtttatttatagatatatttataacaattattatttttttacaattaagaAGGATAATGATATTAGTGTATTAGTACAATCTGTCTTATTAATCtaa
- the LOC140059567 gene encoding uncharacterized protein isoform X2, whose translation MEAFRRLRKKTKDTVDSSRQESPSNQSTSVHDVSGFICPQCMISMKSAEELETHWQRDHDSTTNQDSTKGFICPQCMTALTSAEDLQSHWEMVHGVVPPATDHARNVAEVCDDLQCSRGM comes from the exons atggaAGCTTTTCGTAGACTACGAAAAAAGACGAAAGATACCGTAGACAGC TCCAGACAAGAATCCCCATCTAACCAATCAACATCGGTACATGATGTCTCT GGTTTTATCTGTCCACAATGTATGATATCGATGAAGTCAGCAGAAGAGTTGGAGACACACTGGCAGAGAGATCATGATTCTACAACAAACCAAGATTCAACTAAG GGGTTTATATGTCCTCAATGTATGACTGCATTAACATCTGCAGAGGATTTACAGTCTCACTGGGAGATGGTCCATGGTGTTGTACCTCCTGCAACAGATCATGCTAGAAATGTAGCAGAGGTATGTGATGATTTACAATGTAGCAGAGGTATGTGA
- the LOC140058738 gene encoding synaptotagmin-1-like, which produces MGGNASQPTSPTTGPTSIGDPTDSDERVAQLARVMTSKPKQNKRRHDHHPFWDVEEDTDYDGYEESIYILKQLYKQMDPSVMKTLGDAKGDVKLSLKYDVRRQLLLVKVVSARDLSAKDLRGKASDPYIKLDVIPDSYSDGAKSTSVVTKSLSPTYNEILMFKVLPEDLSDTQLRAQVMSHDPMGKDDFMGEKIISLAETDLSKVSTEWYTLQAETDLDIKGELEIGLQFQLPDTLHVSIIGASRLVCRDPDKLPCPYVKVIIPGVAKVEQTKVVKNTLDPVWNETFDFPVAEEELGSRYIVLHVLDKAFVGETDAMGQIFIDLLNLDTSVGYAGRFRLADLKNSNKVRTKWSQTATVQEFREAMYAHSINRYPRLIFQKHTGNKVVTVSSRKAGSFARIRIVDGMAI; this is translated from the exons ATGGGCGGAAATGCAAGTCAACCAACGTCACCTACTACTGGTCCAACGTCAATAGGAGATCCTACAGATTCAGATGAGAGAGTTGCACAGCTTGCTCGAGTAATGACAtcaaaaccaaaacaaaataaacgtaGACATGACCATCATCCATTTTGGGATGTTGAAGAGGATACAGATTACGATGGTTATGAG GAGAGTATTTACATCCTGAAGCAGTTGTACAAGCAAATGGATCCAAGTGTTATGAAGACATTGGGTGATGCAAAAGGTGATGTCAAATTATCTTTGAAATACGATGTAAGACGTCAACTTCTTTTGGTTAAAGTGGTTTCAGCAAGAGACTTAAGTGCAAAAGACTTAAGAGGAAAAGCCTCAGATCCTTACATAAAG CTTGATGTGATTCCCGATAGTTACTCAGATGGTGCCAAGTCAACTTCAGTTGTGACAAAAAGTCTAAGTCCAACGTACAACGAGATCTTAATGTTTAAAGTGTTACCAGAAGACTTAAGTGATACACAGTTGAGGGCGCAGGTGATGAGTCATGATCCCATGGGGAAGGATGATTTTATGGGAGAAAAGATCATTTCATTGGCCGAGACAGATTTGTCTAAAGTATCTACCGAGTGGTACACACTACAAGCAGAG ACTGATTTGGACATTAAAGGAGAACTTGAGATAGGTTTGCAGTTTCAACTGCCAGATACACTTCACGTTAGCATAATAGGAGCAAGTCGGCTAGTCTGTCGTGATCCAGATAAATTACCATGCCCTTACGTAAAGGTCATCATACCTGGAGTAGCAAAAGTTGAACAGACAAAG GTTGTCAAAAACACTTTAGATCCTGTATGGAATGAGACATTTGATTTTCCAGTAGCAGAGGAAGAACTTGGTAGTAG ATATATTGTACTACATGTGCTAGACAAGGCATTTGTAGGGGAAACGGATGCTATGGGTCAAATATTTATTGACCTTTTGAACCTTGACACCAGCGTTGGCTATGCAGGTAGATTCCGCCTGGCTGACCTG AAAAACTCCAACAAAGTGCGGACGAAGTGGTCACAGACAGCAACAGTGCAAGAGTTCCGCGAAGCAATGTATGCACATTCCATCAATCGATATCCTAGATTGATATTTCAAAAACACACAGGAAATAAGGTGGTAACAGTCTCTAGTAGGAAAGCTGGTTCTTTTGCAAGAATTCGTATTGTTGATGGAATGGCAATCTAG